Proteins co-encoded in one Quercus robur chromosome 8, dhQueRobu3.1, whole genome shotgun sequence genomic window:
- the LOC126693935 gene encoding uncharacterized protein LOC126693935 — MSKRKTIDAFFKKKDVSNSEIRTPVAVETNVNTSMPDEHTSKCPKLQSEEIDRDPGTRKQICEFPINKQDEIRRAYLIEGPYQPENIVFPYNDDTHRRRFQPSWFVSHKDWLEYSPTTDALYCFPCYLFSKKPIGRPGSDVFISTGFNNWKKVKDGMNCPLIRHEGKEPNSPHKNAVKCCEDLQNYSQHIDKLIEKQTSKELENNRLRLKTSIECARWLAFQACAFRGHDESLDSKNRGNFIELIKLTSTFNDKVASVVLENAPGNAKYTSPTIQKEILHILANNVRNAIREEIGDAKFCILVDEARDESKREQMAIILRFVDKEGFIKERFFYVVHVRDTTALTLKNEICAVLSRYNLHIENIRGQGYDGASNMRGEWNGLQALFLKDCPYAYYVHCMAHRLQLALVTASREVKDVHQFFDHLVNIINIVVGSSKRSDELQHAQAEQVENMIASNEIETGRGANQIGTLQRAGDTRWGSHFQSICSLIKMFDATCKVINTISEEGANYKQRGDADGAYQVLTSFEFILILHLMKEIMGITNVLCQALQQQSQDLLNAMHLVSTTKSLIQKLRDDGWEPLLASVISFCEQHEIDIPDMNARYTKGRGRYRRQDDNLTMEHHFRIGIFTVAIDFQLQELKSRFCELTTELVILSSALNPKDAFRLFKIVDICNLVKKYYPQDFTEHEQELLESQLRHYELDVIKHPDFQNMSTISELCRGLKISGKSQIYFLIDRLIRLVLTLPVSTATTERAFSAMKLLKTRLRNRMEDEFLADNMIIYIEKEIAGNFTIEMIMDEFYSMKNRRQA, encoded by the coding sequence atgagcaaacgaaaaacaattgatgcattctttaagaaaaaagatgttagcaattcagaaattaggacacctgtggctgtagaaacaaatgttaatACTTCGATGCCTGATGAACACACCTCCAAATGTCCAAAACTTCAATctgaagagatagatcgtgatccaggaacacgtaaacaaatatgtgaatttcctatcaacaaacaagatgaaattcGACGAGCTTATCTCATAGAAGGTCCATACCAACCTGAAAATATAGTCTTTCCATACAATGATGATACTCATCGTCGTCGATTTCAACCTTCATGGTTTGTTTCACATAAGGATTGGTTGGAATACTCACCTACAACGGATGCATTATATTGTTTTCCTTGCTACCTTTTTAGTAAGAAACCAATAGGTCGTCCCGGATCAGATGTGTTCATTTCAACAGGttttaataattggaaaaaggtGAAAGATGGAATGAATTGTCCTTTAATTCGTCATGAAGGGAAAGAACCAAACTCTCCACATAAAAATGCTGTGAAATGTTGCGAGGATTTACAGAATTATTCACAACATATTGACAAGCTAATTGAGAAACAAACGTCAAAAGAATTAGAGAATAATCGGTTGCGGCTCAAAACCTCAATAGAGTGTGCTCGATGGCTAGCATTCCAAGCTTGTGCTTTTAGAGGTCATGATGAAAGCCTTGATTCAAAAAATAGAggcaattttattgaattgataaaattgACATCAACTTTTAATGACAAAGTAGCTAGTGTTGTCTTGGAAAATGCTCCTGGAAATGCCAAATATACATCACCCACAATTCAAAAGGAGATTTTGCATATTCTTGCTAATAATGTGCGAAATGCTATTCGTGAAGAAATTGGAGATGCAAAATTCTGCATTCTTGTTGATGAAGCTCGGGATGAGTCGAAGAGAGAGCAAATGGCCATCATTTTGAGATTTGTTGATAAAGAAGGTTTTATTAAAGAGCGTTTTTTTTATGTTGTGCATGTTAGAGACACTACTGCATTGACTTTAAAGAATGAGATATGTGCTGTCCTTTCTCGTTATAACCTCCACATTGAAAATATTCGAGGTCAAGGATATGATGGGGCTAGTAACATGCGTGGTGAATGGAATGGATTACAAGctctttttcttaaagattGTCCATATGCTTATTATGTACATTGTATGGCTCATAGGTTGCAATTAGCTCTAGTTACAGCATCTAGAGAAGTAAAAGATGTTCATCAATTCTTTGATCATTTGGTCAATATTATCAATATTGTTGTTGGTTCTAGTAAGCGTAGTGATGAATTGCAACATGCTCAAGCAGAACAAGTTGAGAATATGATTGCTTCTAATGAAATTGAGACTGGAAGAGGTGCAAATCAGATTGGTACTTTGCAACGAGCTGGAGATACTAGGTGGGGATCtcattttcaatctatttgtAGTTTGATTAAAATGTTTGATGCTACTTGCAAAGTTATCAACACTATTTCTGAGGAAGGAGCTAATTATAAACAACGCGGTGATGCCGATGGAGCTTATCAGGTATTAacatcatttgaatttattttaatcttgcatTTGATGAAAGAGATAATGGGAATTACTAATGTTctttgtcaagctttgcaaCAACAATCTCAAGACCTTTTAAATGCCATGCATTTAGTTTCAACTACAAAATCACTTATTCAAAAGTTGAGAGATGATGGATGGGAGCCTTTACTTGCTAGTGTTATATCATTTTGTGAGCAACATGAAATTGATATTCCTGATATGAATGCTCGTTACACTAAAGGTCGAGGTAGATATCGTCGTCAAGATGACAATTTAACAATGGAACATCATTTTAGAATTGGCATATTTACAGTTGCAATAGACTTTCAATTGCAAGAATTGAAAAGTAGATTTTGTGAGCTAACAACGGAACTTGTCATTCTTAGTTCAGCTTTAAATCCCAAGGATGCTTTTAGATTATTCAAGATTGTTGATATATGCAATTTGGTTAAGAAATATTATCCTCAAGATTTCACTGAACATGAACAAGAACTTTTGGAGTCTCAATTGCGACATTATGAGCTTGATGTGATAAAACATCCAGATTTTCAGAATATGAGTACAATTTCCGAGCTATGTAGGGGATTAAAAATTTCAGGAAAgtctcaaatatattttttgattgatagaCTTATTCGTCTTGTGTTGACCCTTCCAGTTTCTACAGCAACTACAGAACGAGCTTTCTCAGCTATGAAGTTGTTAAAAACAAGACTTCGCAATAGAATGGAGGATGAGTTTTTGGCAGATAATATGATAATTTATATAGAGAAGGAAATTGCAGGGAATTTCACtatagagatgataatggatgaattttattccatgaaaaatcGTCGTCAGGCATGA